From a region of the Zerene cesonia ecotype Mississippi chromosome 11, Zerene_cesonia_1.1, whole genome shotgun sequence genome:
- the LOC119830578 gene encoding U7 snRNA-associated Sm-like protein LSm11 encodes MSEESSSESELEPTCSKFDPLKVLYSKEVKVPVEDAPVYENIHQYEAAMKNPDIVPIGHGKLVKKREEEKKKKKLEEQQLLEEKNKQRFAQYKDVMPVKKERRYVNVLSRLETAQGPLSALKDCVDQRLRVKVVTRNANTIRGALFATLVAFDKQWNLALSDVLEVWKRKGPRKRKVPPGLGTAVAKGTAAAISPVPLVTETPVGGGVWECTRHVPQLMVRGEHVVLINIVER; translated from the exons ATGTCTGAAGAGTCATCCTCAGAATCAGAATTGGAACCTACATGTTCAAAATTTGATCCGTTGAAAGTGCTTTATTCGAAAGAAGTGAAGGTACCAGTAGAGGATGCGCCGgtgtatgaaaatattcatCAATATGAAGCTGCTATGAAAAATCCTGATATTGTTCCTATTGGGCACGGAAAACTTGTGAAAAAGAGGGAAGAggagaaaaagaagaagaaattgGAGGAACAGCAATTACTTGAAGAAAAGAATAAGCAGCGTTTCGCGCAGTACAAAg ATGTGATGCCTGTTAAAAAGGAGAGGAGATACGTGAATGTTCTATCGCGATTGGAGACAGCGCAGGGCCCACTGAGCGCTTTGAAGGACTGCGTGGATCAGCGGCTGAGGGTAAAG GTAGTGACCCGGAATGCCAACACAATTCGAGGAGCGTTATTCGCGACCCTAGTGGCGTTCGACAAGCAGTGGAACCTCGCACTCAGCGATGTGCTAGAAGTGTGGAAACGTAAGGGACCAAGGAAGAGAAAAGTGCCTCCTGGactag GTACCGCTGTAGCGAAGGGTACAGCGGCAGCAATATCACCAGTGCCCCTGGTGACGGAGACGCCGGTGGGGGGCGGCGTGTGGGAGTGCACCAGGCACGTGCCACAGCTGATGGTGCGCGGGGAGCACGTGGTGCTGATCAATATTGTTGAGAGATAG